One region of Wyeomyia smithii strain HCP4-BCI-WySm-NY-G18 chromosome 3, ASM2978416v1, whole genome shotgun sequence genomic DNA includes:
- the LOC129730893 gene encoding enhancer of mRNA-decapping protein 3, giving the protein MSENWVGKSVSIQCSGDIGVFQGVIKQVSPVEIVITKAVRNGIPLKKNNVEVTLTCKDIEKLDLIPCTNVPNLFPAKAQQGQFNQLEESVTAGVESLKIFNKQQNGGQLVAGRNKTPTNDVRQVNGNGKLAAKSPGPVKNTNGQQQQKNGLENGSAKSTSRPIEINGGGSNYQKGNSFMTYKNDNQQKKKPRNGNGNGQNGSRHTNKNSAFGTPVDDPMMDEEFDFEKNLALFDKQAIWDEIDAIQQKPDLVRQTVQSAKKKYRHDENVLASEPTQYRQIELIYTAASAAEQTDEYVTDEGLVIPSIPRNARILVQQLAENHGLTMERQNDLLARGATELALQLLGGSRRLTPNNQHQWPKIVVVCDEPYNTNLSEIGIATGRMLACHGLKVVVYVSCATKSTRTSHELELYAATGNLFTFNVNALPSSDLVIAAIKSRTPSEPLRKWLAESRAPVLAIDPPAGGLESLPIKCSLLPILPLNGLGPEPATGRLYLCNLGIPDKFFIDSGIKYKSPFDKAVIPIHRRKN; this is encoded by the exons ATGAGTGAAAACTGGGTCGGTAAATCTGTTTCCATCCAGTGCAGTGGGGACATCGGAGTGTTCCAGGGTGTAATCAAGCAGGTTAGCCCAGTAGAAATTGTGATAACGAAAGCGGTGCGAAACGGGATTCCACTTAAGAAGAACAATGTTGAAGTAACGCTCACCTGTAAGGACATTGAGAAGCTTGACTTGATCCCCTGCACAAATGTGCCAAATTTATTTCCTGCCAAAGCGCAGCAGGGCCAGTTCAATCAGTTGGAAGAGTCGGTGACAGCGGGGGTGGAAAGtctaaaaattttcaacaaacaacAGAATGGAGGTCAGTTAGTAGCAGGTCGAAACAAAACGCCAACCAATGACGTGCGCCAGgtaaatggaaatggaaaattAGCAGCTAAATCCCCGGGTCCTGTTAAAAACACCAATggacagcagcagcagaaaaATGGACTCGAAAATGGGTCAGCCAAAAGTACGAGTCGTCCTATTGAGATTAATGGTGGGGGTAGTAATTATCAGAAGGGGAACTCTTTTATGACCTACAAAAATGATAACCAGcaaaaaaagaaacctcgcaatGGGAATGGTAACGGACAAAACGGAAGTCGCCACACGAATAAGAATTCCGCCTTCGGAACTCCGGTGGATGATCCGATGATGGATGAGGAGTTCGATTTCGAAAAGAACCTTGCCCTATTTGATAAGCAGGCTATTTGGGATGAAATCGATGCCATTCAGCAGAAGCCCGATTTGGTTCGGCAAACTGTCCAATCGGCGAAGAAAAAATATCGCCACGACGAAAATGTGCTCGCATCGGAACCCACACAGTACCGCCAGATTGAACTGATTTACACCGCAGCATCAGCCGCAGAACAGACCGATGAATACGTCACTGACGAAGGTCTTGTGATCCCTTCGATTCCTCGCAACGCACGTATTTTAGTTCAGCAGCTAGCAGAAAACCATGGCCTAACGATGGAACGCCAGAACGACCTCCTGGCCAGAGGTGCCACCGAACTGGCTCTACAATTGCTAGGCGGATCTCGCCGTCTAACACCCAACAATCAGCACCAGTGGCCGAAGATTGTGGTAGTCTGTGATGAACCGTACAATACGAATTTAAGTGAGATTGGCATCGCGACCGGGCGGATGCTGGCCTGCCATGGGCTGAAGGTCGTTGTATACGTGTCCTGTGCGACTAAGTCGACGCGGACTAGCCACGAGCTGGAGCTATACGCAGCTACCGGGAATCTCTTCACGTTCAACGTAAACG CACTTCCATCATCAGATCTCGTCATTGCTGCGATCAAATCGCGCACCCCCAGCGAACCACTGCGCAAGTGGCTGGCAGAAAGCCGGGCCCCGGTACTAGCCATTGATCCACCAGCCGGTGGACTTGAGTCGCTGCCAATCAAATGCTCACTTCTGCCGATCTTACCGCTCAACGGCTTGGGACCGGAACCCGCCACCGGTCGGCTGTACCTGTGCAACCTTGGCATTCCGGATAAGTTCTTCATCGATTCGGGCATCAAGTACAAATCTCCTTTCGACAAAGCCGTCATTCCGATCCACCGACGAAAGAACTAG